GGCTTGCGGGCGATATGACGATGGCCCTGCAACATCCAGTGCAGCGCGTTGAAGAGACCCTTGCTGTAGGCGAAGTCTTGGGCATCGTGGAGCGTCTGGATGTAGGTCATCATCCGCTGGTAGGCGAGGGTTTCTTCACGGTTTTCGTCTGAGACCTCGACGTCTCTCTCGCCATCTATCAAGTCCTCGACATCGACTGTGGACACCTTGAAACCCTCGATGGAGTTCGAGGCCGCGACCGCATCGGCGGTCAGGAACTTCCGGAGCCCAGCGGTCCATTTCGCCGGTGTGGCCTGGATTTGGTGCCTCAGCGCCTGCCGCATGGCGTCGATCTCGTCGAGCGCGCGCTCGTCGGCAGGCGCGAGCGACGGCGTGGGGTAGAGCATGCACAGATGATATGTTGACGCAGTCATCACGTCAAAAGATCGCTACCGTTCGAGTCAGACCGGCCGGCGGATCTAGGGCGCACGTCGGACGCAACCTGGGCCTGCGGCCCGCTCTGGCCCGCCAGGTGACCTGTCCAGCATGTGACGCCCACCATGTTGATCACTCAGACGGGCTGTCGACCAATCGCGATACAGAGGAGTATTCGACGCTCCACAGTCACGCGGCGGCAATGAGGGACGAACGGCTCACACCGCCGCGAGCAACCGAATGACCTGATCACAAGAAGATCTACGATCACGATCACCCGACTCGGCTCAACGCAACATTCCCCCGCCGCTGGCCCCGACCACCGGGCGCGCCCTGCGCACACACAGGGCGATGCGCCCACGCGGGAACTATCTACTCCGCCCCGGCGACCCGCCCGGCTCCCGCCACCAGTGGGAGACGTGGTTCCGCGCCGCACGCACCGCGATCACCCACACGGCGATCATGATGCCCGGCGCCCCCGACCGAGCCGGCGATCGACACCGCCTCCGTACATGCCAGCTGCCACTGCCGACATCCAGCCGGCCAACCACCTCAACGAGCCCCTCAACGACCACCGCCCCACCAGGGACGAGACCAGCGTCCACCGAACCACGATCCAGCGATCGTCACCTCATCTCGACGGTCCAGTCCACCGCCACCAGTCCTCGGAGGCGTGATCAGCGACCACCACCGCGCCGCCTGACCCGGCGGCGCGGTTGTCTGCCCAACTCGATCGCTGTGACCTTTTGCGTCTCCACTCCGAACTGGAAAACGACTCATCGCAGGTCAGGTAGGTTGCTGCGCATGCCCGACCTCGCACCCGCCTCGCCTGCCGACGCGTATGCGGCCCTGCTGGAGGGCAACGCGCGGTTTGTGCATGGGGAACGGCTGCATCCCAATCAGGACGCCGACCGCCGATCAGCGGTGGTGCCACGGCAACGCCCGTTCGCGGTGCTGTTCGGATGTTCCGACTCCAGACTCGCCGCCGAGATCATCTTTGACCGGGGGCTGGGCGACCTGTTCGTGGTCCGTACCGCCGGCCATGTCGCGGGACCCGAGGTGCTGGGCAGCATCGAGTACGGCGTCCACGTGCTGGGGGCACCGCTGGTCGTCGTCCTTGGTCATGACTCGTGCGGCGCCGTCACCGCCGCATCCGAGGCTGACCGGGACGGGGTCGCACCGGCTGGCTATATCGGAGACGTGGTGGAGCGGGTCATGCCCAGCATCCTGTGGGCGCGCGCGGCAGGATGCACCGACATCGACCAGTTCGTCGAGGCGCACATACGCCGGACGGTCGACGGACTGGTGGGACGGTCGGCCCTCCTGGCGACCGAGGTCGCGGCAGGCCGGTGCGCGATCGTCGGGCTGTCCTACCGCCTGGCGGACGGCACCGTCAGCGTCGTGTCCGGTAAGGGGCCTCTCCCCCAGGTGGTCCGGTGATCCACACGAGTGCCCCGATCCGCGCGGATGACCGAGCGCCCTGACGGCGGGAGCGGTGTCTGCTGGCCGCGCCGGGCGCAGACCGGACAGCCTTGGATGCTGTGAACAGGGTCTGACCGGGCATGTCGACGATCGCGACGCCGCCCGGCCGTGCCGCCGCAGCCCGGCCGACAGAGGGTTCGCCGACGAGACATAGTGCGCCACGAGGCGCTTGGCCGTATCCCGGCTCAGCTGGAAGGGGACTCGAAGGGAGGTCCCTGGGTCCGATGGCTCACCCCGACCGGAGGCACCAGCGTGACCCATGGCGCTCCCGAAGGAGCACCAGACGGCGCAGGTGTACTCAACGTGTCGATCCGCGGGTCCGCATGAACAGACTTCCGCCGAGCGCCGCGAACCAGGCGGCCAGGACGATCTGGCTGCAGGTCACCGCCGCGACCGAGAACAGCCACGGGTAGGCGGCCACCAGCTGGAGGATGCCCGCGATGACGCCCAGCACGCCCAGGGCTGCGCCCCTCTCGCGGTCACGGATCATCGCGACTCCGATGGTGAGGCCGGCGACCATCAGGATGAGACTCACCGCGTGGGCTCCCCCCGCCCAGGTGGTGACGACGAGTGCCAGGGCTGATGGATCGCCGGCGACGTCCATGCCGTAGGCGGGATAGACAAGCCGGCCGTACACGACGCCGAAGACCACGCTCACCGGGGTGGTCAGTGCGATCAGCGCGACTCCCACAGCAATCCCCGGCCGACGGCGAGCGCCCATACCCTGCCACGCCCCGACCACACCCACGGCGAGCAGCGCCGCGCCGATGACGAGGCATTCGTCAACCAGGGCGAGCGTCAGATGATGGGACTCGGTCCACATCGACAGCTCCTCGGCTGTCGAAGGTGGCCATGCCGTGGCCTGGAGCACGGCCGCCGCGCCGGCGAGGAGCCCCGAGAGGACCAGCGCGAATCCGGAAATACGGAGGATACCTTTCTCTGGCGCAGAAGCCTTGCCGATGAATCCACGGTCAGGTTGTGGTTCGACTCGCTCAGCATGAGCCGCCGACATCCGTCTTGCCGATGATGGAATGTCAATCACGACCTTGCGACTCCTTTCCTGAATTGCGGCTCTCCCGGTGCCAAAGGTGCTGCCCACGCACAGGTCCACCTCGGCCGCCCGGCTCGCAGCGGATCGCCGAACGCGCGCGAAAGACCTCGACAAACGAGCCGAGGGCCTGCCGTGCAAGAATCCTCGCTCGCGCTTTGCGGCAGATCTGGTGAGCCAGGCCGATCCTTTGGCCATGCTGAAGGCCGCGACGCGCCAGCCGTCGCATGGTCAAGATTTCCGGCCGGTCATGAACGCCCGCGCACCCGCACCGCTCCCACCGACGCCGTCTTCCCTGGTCGCCGCCGGAGACAGGCTGAAACCGTGGGTCGGGGCTCGATGACAAGTTGTCGACAGCCATGGCGGCTTGGTCCGGAGCCTCATCAACACCCATCACCCGGGTCCCGGCCTCCGTCACGCCGACGCCGATCTCCTGCACGACGCCTCGGGAGCCCCCGACCGCGACCCGGCAACCAGCAAGACCCCCTCAGGCATGCCTCACTCATGGAACTAACAGTACCGTACTTGGTATTGATGGTACCGTACATGGTACTGCCCTGCTAGGGTGGGCTCATGCCACGGCCGCGCATGAACGACCGGGAGATGGAGCGACGGATGCTCGATGCCGCCGTCGCGCTCGTGCACGAACAAGGCATCTCCACCGGCCTGGAGGGGATTGCGTTCGACGAAGTCGTCCGACGGGCGGAAGTCTCGCGGACGTCCGCATATCGCAGGTGGCCCAAGCGCGACCAGTTCTACGGCGAAGCACTCCTGAGGCTGGCAAGCGGCACCATCCTCCCCGCACCAGAGACGAGCGTCACCGGTCCTGCGGCCAAGGTCGTGGTGGACTATGCCCACCGGCTGAATTCCCCTCAGGAGCGCCGCAACCTCGTGGTCGAGCTGCTCCGCGTGTCCATCGGCAAGGACTACGAGGTGGTCAGTACGGCTCCTGAGTGGCGGACCTTCACCAGCCTGCTGGCAAGCCACCAGCGCATCAGTAACGAAGATGTACGCGAAGCGGTCGCCGCCGAGCTGGTCGCCACGGAACGTCGCGCCGTCGAGGTACGAGCCCGAGCGTATGCGTTGTTCACCGCACTACTCGGATACCGCCTCGCCCCACCGCTGGCTGGACCCGACGGATTCGAACTCATGAGTCGCGCGGCCGGAGCCACCATGACGGGTCTGCTCACAAAGCTCAATCTCAGCGATCCCGACGGTCAGGTTCCGCGGCGTATGCGAGCCTTCGGAAGCACCGAGTACGCGGAATGGACGCCCGCCGTATACATAATCACCTCGACCGTCCTCGGTTACATCGAACCCGATCCCGGGATCGAATGGAGTCCGGCCCGAGTCGACGATCTGCTGACCGCCATCACGGGTTTCACCTCGCAGGCCTGACGTCATGGGCAGGATCGGTGTGCGGGGCGTGGCTGACCACGGCCCGGTCGAAGCTGTCGATCCGGCTCCAGGCCAGCAGGGTCTCGAGCTCCTCGCGGTACTCGGCCACCAGGTCGTCGCCGTCGGCGGCGAGCAGCGGGGACAGCAGCTCGGCCATCCGCGCGGCGACCGCGTAGGTCGACGAAAGCCTGCCACCACTGCCCACGCGGCAGGGACCAACCACGCCCGAACTCAGCCGACCGCAATCATGACCGTCTGAGGACCCTTCAGCGGATCGGGTCGAACCACCCTTCATGACAGCACCGAGGCGCGACATGATGTCCGACACATTTGGACTCCCGTGAGTAGCCGGGAGGGATTGCGTGAACCTGCCGATTCACACGGCTCCCGTCGTCCCGTCGTCCACGATCACGACTTGCGGAGCCTCCAGCGGTCGAAGAGCCCCGGGTAGAGCCTCGCGATCCTGCCCAAGGCTCGCCCATTCCGGCTCCACCTGCCGCAGGGTTGATCTCCTTCGCGAGCTCGACACTCGTACCCGAGGAGGATGCAAGAGGCGTGTTCGGACGAGCCACGCCTCGTGTCGGCCCGGCAGTACACGATGCGGGTTCCACCCGGATGGAGCTCCAACCCCCCGCGCTTGGCCAGACGCCGCGGGACCGCGTCACGCACATGACGCGCTTCGGTCTCGCCGGCCGAGAAGACCGCCGCCGAGCGAGACCGACTCCGAGACCAGCCGCAGGAACGCCAGCAGCCCGGCGCCGTTCGCGTCCGCCGTCCTCGCGGCCAGCGCCCACTCAGCCTCCTGACTGTCCCAGAGCTGGGGCCGCGGCTCCTTACGCGGCGGCTTCACCAAGTGCCCGCGGGACCTGCCATGACGGGAGCTGACTTTCCCGGAATCCGTGGTCGTGCGACCGGGTAACCGGGCAGAATGAGTTGGCAACGGAGTATCCCGGGACTCGGGAAGTGACTTCAACGATCCCGACCATGCCGGCCGGCCCCGTTGCCTGTGCAGGCACCCATCTTCCGTCACGGTCCGTCACCCTGACCGGAGGCAGTTCGCCACCATCACATCAGCCCGGCCATCACACCCTGTCACTGAAATCGGGTCGCGGTCTATGCCGCCGCGCGCATCAACCTCTCCCGGCCATCCTCGCGAAGATCACATGAAGCGCTCTGACTTGCGATTATGGCTCCTTCCTCAACCCTGTGCGCCTCCTTGGAGCAGCCCGCGACCCCCATGACTCCAGGAGTGCCCGACGCCGCACCTCAGGAAAACGAGAGCGGTCCGTGATCACCATTCACAACCAGGAGACAGGCCAAGACGCGATGAATGGCGAGCAGATCCTCACCGTGCACGAAGCTGCGCGCTCCTGGCAGCCGAACAGGAACGCTGCCGAAGCCCTGGCGCACACCGTCGAATGGCTAACCTACTTCCAGGTCTACACGCCCCGAGCTGAGAGGTACGCCACACTTTCAGCCTGGGTGTACCCTCTGGCCCCGCTGCCGGAGTTGGAACTCGCTTGCGACATCAGCAGCTTCTTTCGGATCTACGACGACTTCACGGACGACCTGGCGGCGGATATCAGCCGCATCAACGTGATCAGCGCGGAGCTCACCGGGATTCTGTACGGGAGACCCCCGAAGTCCCACATGGGGATGATCTTCAGTGATCTGTGGACCCGGCAGATCATCAGTTCGCCGGACCAGTGGGTGGCTCGGGCCAGCGAGCACTGGGAATGGTATTTCAACACGCAGGCCACGTACGCGGCGATGCGGGACCGGCGGCTGGACACGACGGTCGAAGAGTACTTGGAACTACGCCAGGGAAACGGCGCGGTGCCGCTGTGCCTGGTGCTCGGCGAGAAGGTGAACTTCACCTACCTGGCGCCGTACATCCACCACTGCACACAGTTGCGACTGCTGCGCAAGTTGGCCAGCGACATCATCGTGTACTGCAACGACGTCTACTCGTCGGTCCGCGACGCGAAGCGTGACGACCCGCGCAACCTGATCACGATCATCCGCGACCAGGACGGCTGCGACTGGCAGGAGGCGAGAGCCCGCTGCGAGCGGGAGATGCGAACGCTCGACGAGTCGATGCACACCACAAAGCAGCGCCTTGACACGGCCTGCGACGTGCTGCAGTTCACCGACGCGGAACGCGCCCAGGCCCGGATGGGAGCGCGGATCGTCGACGACTGGAACTGGGGTTACCAGGCGTGGGCCGCCGCCAACGAGCTGCTGATGGACACGGATCCGCCGCGCGAGGAGATCTCTCGCATGCTCACCTCACCGCGGGCGGCCTAGAGGGCCCAAGGATGTGCGAAAATGATCTTCTTTCGCGCATCCGGGCGGCCGCTGTACCCAGAGTCACTGATAGGTGCGTCGGAAACAAAAGAGTGGCGCCCGGGAATCGCTCCCGAGCGCCACTGAGCGGTACGTCAGCCGACCGCGAAGACCCTAGCGCCGACGGCGGAACAGGCCGACCAGCGCGGCCCAGAAGCCACCGCGGGTGTCCGACTCGGCCTGCGCTTCGGCCTCGGCCACCGCCGCCAGCGCGTCCTTGGCGGCACTCGGCTCGACCGGGGCGGAGGCCGCCGGGGCGGCTGGCGCAGACCGCAGGGCCAGGCGGCGCTGCGGGGCGAACGTGACCGGGAGCGCGTCAAGGTGCCGGGACCAGGTCGAGGCGGTCCAGGTCAACTGGTCCTCCGGCACCGCGAGGTGCAGGTCGGGCAACCGGTTGAGCAACACGTCGACGCCGGTGTCGGTGATGGCGCGGGCGATCTCCTGCCCCGAGCACTCGTGCGGGCCCCGGCTGAACGCCAGATGCGAGCGGTTGCCGTGCATCGGCGCGCCGGGATCCGGGCGGATCTCCGGATCCGCGTTGCCCGCCGCGATGCCGAGCAGCAGCATGTCGCCCTCGCGAATCTCCTTGTCGGCGAAATGCATGTCGTGCGTGGCGAACCGCGCCGGGCAGACCAGCAGCGGCGGATCGTCCCACAGCATCTGCTCGACCGCGTCCGGCAGCGTCATGAGCCCACCGGTGAGCGACGCGCGGAAGCGGGGGTCGGTCAGCACCATCCGCAGCGTGTTCGAGACCAGGTTCGTCGTGGTCTCGTAGCCCAGCACGATCACCACGCGCAGGTGGTTGAGCACCTCCTCGTCGGTCAGCCCCGAGGGGTGCTGGATGAACCAGGACGCCAGGTCGTGCGCGGGGGTTTTGCGCCGCGCCTGGGTCAGCGACTGCAGGGTGCTGATGATGTACTGGTTGTGCGCGTACGCCTCCTCGCCACCGCTGACCATGCCGACGATGGCTTCGACCAGTTTCCGGCCGTACCCCTCGCTCAGGCCGACCAACCGGCTCAGCACGAGCATCGGAAGGTGCGCGGCGAACTGGGTCACCAGGTCCGCGCGGCCGTCCTCGACGAAGCCGTCGATCAGCTGGTTCGCGTAGCGCTGCACGTGCCGCCGGGTGCCGCCCCGGTCGAACCTGGTCAGGCACTCGTTGACCGCGGCGCGCAGCCGCTGATGCTCCTCGCCGTCGTAGGACACGACGTCGGGACGCCATCCGATGAGCTGAAGCAGCGGGTCGTCCGCGGCGATCCTGCCCTCGTTCCAGTCCCGCCAGAGCCGGGCGTCCCGGGTGAACCGGCTCGGGGTGCGCGCGACCTCCATGTTCTCCCGGTAACCGAGCACCAGCCAGGCCGGGACGCCACCCTCGAGTTCCACCGGGGCGATCCCGCCGTGTTCCGCGCGGAGCTTCTCGTAGACCGCGCCGGGATCGTGCTGCGCTTCCGGGCCGTAGAGCGCGGTCAGTGCGGCACCCTGTGCGAAGGCCGCGTGCGCCGGACACCCCGGCGGCGGGATCGCAGCGTCCGATTCCGCGCCTGATGACTGGGGTATGACTGTCGACACGCTTACTCCGTGGCGGCTGAGGCGGCCACCGGGGCCGCGGACTGGGTGGACAGCCGGTACAGGTAGCGCATGAGGGCCAGCAGGGTGTCCCGGCTCGAGGCCCGGCTGCGCGCATCGCACGCGACGATCGGCACGGCGGCCGGCAGATCCAGCGCGGCACGCACCGCTTCCAGCGGGTGGGTCGGGGCGTCCGGGAAGACGTTGACGGCCACGATGAACGGCACGCCGCCGTCCTCGAGCCGCCCGATGACGTCGAAGCTGGCCTCGAGCCGCCGGGTGTCGACCAGCACGACGGCGCCAAGGGCTCCCTCGAACAGACCGGTCCACAGGAACCAGAAGCGCTGCTGTCCGGGCGTGCCGAACAGGTAGAGCACCAGTTGCTCGTTGATGCTGATCCGGCCGAAGTCCATGGCCACGGTGGTCGCGTCCTTCTGCTCGACCCCGCGGACGTCGTCCACACCGACGCTGACCTCGGTCATCGTCTCCTCGGTCGTCAGCGGTCTGATCTCGCTGACGGAGCCGACCAGGGTCGTCTTGCCGACGCCGAACCCACCGACCACGACGATCTTGACCGCGGTGGTGGCCGAGGCGGGCAGCGCGTCCTCGCGCGCCGGTCCGACGGCCAGCTCAGAGCCTCTGGAGTCCATTCATCACCGCCTTGAGCAGTTCAGGATCGCCGAGTCCGTCCATGCGCACCGA
Above is a window of Pseudofrankia saprophytica DNA encoding:
- a CDS encoding TetR/AcrR family transcriptional regulator → MLDAAVALVHEQGISTGLEGIAFDEVVRRAEVSRTSAYRRWPKRDQFYGEALLRLASGTILPAPETSVTGPAAKVVVDYAHRLNSPQERRNLVVELLRVSIGKDYEVVSTAPEWRTFTSLLASHQRISNEDVREAVAAELVATERRAVEVRARAYALFTALLGYRLAPPLAGPDGFELMSRAAGATMTGLLTKLNLSDPDGQVPRRMRAFGSTEYAEWTPAVYIITSTVLGYIEPDPGIEWSPARVDDLLTAITGFTSQA
- a CDS encoding carbonic anhydrase, whose amino-acid sequence is MPDLAPASPADAYAALLEGNARFVHGERLHPNQDADRRSAVVPRQRPFAVLFGCSDSRLAAEIIFDRGLGDLFVVRTAGHVAGPEVLGSIEYGVHVLGAPLVVVLGHDSCGAVTAASEADRDGVAPAGYIGDVVERVMPSILWARAAGCTDIDQFVEAHIRRTVDGLVGRSALLATEVAAGRCAIVGLSYRLADGTVSVVSGKGPLPQVVR
- a CDS encoding GTP-binding protein encodes the protein MDSRGSELAVGPAREDALPASATTAVKIVVVGGFGVGKTTLVGSVSEIRPLTTEETMTEVSVGVDDVRGVEQKDATTVAMDFGRISINEQLVLYLFGTPGQQRFWFLWTGLFEGALGAVVLVDTRRLEASFDVIGRLEDGGVPFIVAVNVFPDAPTHPLEAVRAALDLPAAVPIVACDARSRASSRDTLLALMRYLYRLSTQSAAPVAASAATE
- a CDS encoding cytochrome P450, with the protein product MSTVIPQSSGAESDAAIPPPGCPAHAAFAQGAALTALYGPEAQHDPGAVYEKLRAEHGGIAPVELEGGVPAWLVLGYRENMEVARTPSRFTRDARLWRDWNEGRIAADDPLLQLIGWRPDVVSYDGEEHQRLRAAVNECLTRFDRGGTRRHVQRYANQLIDGFVEDGRADLVTQFAAHLPMLVLSRLVGLSEGYGRKLVEAIVGMVSGGEEAYAHNQYIISTLQSLTQARRKTPAHDLASWFIQHPSGLTDEEVLNHLRVVIVLGYETTTNLVSNTLRMVLTDPRFRASLTGGLMTLPDAVEQMLWDDPPLLVCPARFATHDMHFADKEIREGDMLLLGIAAGNADPEIRPDPGAPMHGNRSHLAFSRGPHECSGQEIARAITDTGVDVLLNRLPDLHLAVPEDQLTWTASTWSRHLDALPVTFAPQRRLALRSAPAAPAASAPVEPSAAKDALAAVAEAEAQAESDTRGGFWAALVGLFRRRR
- a CDS encoding terpene synthase family protein, producing MITIHNQETGQDAMNGEQILTVHEAARSWQPNRNAAEALAHTVEWLTYFQVYTPRAERYATLSAWVYPLAPLPELELACDISSFFRIYDDFTDDLAADISRINVISAELTGILYGRPPKSHMGMIFSDLWTRQIISSPDQWVARASEHWEWYFNTQATYAAMRDRRLDTTVEEYLELRQGNGAVPLCLVLGEKVNFTYLAPYIHHCTQLRLLRKLASDIIVYCNDVYSSVRDAKRDDPRNLITIIRDQDGCDWQEARARCEREMRTLDESMHTTKQRLDTACDVLQFTDAERAQARMGARIVDDWNWGYQAWAAANELLMDTDPPREEISRMLTSPRAA